The genomic stretch GGCCCACCCACCCCTGCCATGCGAACCCTCACTCTGCTTTCGCTGCTCGCCCTCGCGGCCTGCGCGGACGACCCTGCGTCCTTCGCCGACGCCACCTACGACCCCGTCTCTATGGCGGAGGCCCCGGAGTCCACTGTGGACCTCGCCGGGGCCGACCTTGACGAGGCCTCTGCCGAGGCAGACGAAACCGCTGCTCGCGCACCGTCCGCCCCGCCGCTCTCCGACGCCGCCTTCGCCTCGCGGCTGCTCCGACGCTCGGCAGACCTCCGCGTCTCCACCGAGACGCACGACGAGACGCTCCGCGCCGCCCGCGCCGTCGCCGCCCGCTACGGTGGCATGGTCAGTGGCGAGGACGGCTCGGCCCACGACGGCGGCAGCGCGATGACCACCCTCACGCTCCGCGTCCCGTCGGACCGCTTCGACGCCGCGCTCGACGCGCTGGCTGCCCTCGGCACCGTCGAGTCCCGCGCCGTGACCGTGGACGACGTGACCGCGCAGGTCGTGGACGTGGAGGCCCGCCTCCGGGCCAAGCGCGCCGCCGAGGCGCGCTACATCGGCTTCGTCGCCCAGGCCAGTTCGGTGTCCGAGATGCTGGAGGTGCAGGCGCGACTGGACGCCGTCCGCGCCGAGATCGAGTCGATGGAGTCGCAGGCGCGCGCGTTGCGCGGCGGCGTGACGCTGGCCACGATCCGCGCCACCATCGTCGGTCCGGCGACCGTGGCCCCACTGCCCCCGGCGCCGGGCCTGTTCGCCCGCGCGGCGGACGCCATCGCGGTGGGCTGGCACGGCGTGCTGGCGGTCGTGTTCGGCCTGCTGCCGCTGTGGCCCCTCGCGGTCCTCGGCACGGTCGGCTACGCCGTGTGGCGGCGGCTGTCGCCGCGCGTCGCGGTCTAGCGAACGTCTCCGGGTCGGCGGAAGATGGCGTGCGTGACGCCGTCCTCCTCCGTCGGCTCTTCGGCCGTCACGAGCTCAGCCGCCTCGGCGAGCGTGTAGAGGTCGTCGGGCCGGGCCGTCTCGACCCAGATCCACCCGCCGGGCTTGAGGACGCGGGCCGCCTCCACGAGTGCGCCGCCCAGGTCATGATCCGCACGCGCCGCGAGCACCGCCCAGTCCGCCCAGGCGTCCGGGTAGCCGAGCGCGTCGGGAGCCCCGGTGGTGACGCGGCGCCGGGCCTCGTCGGCGCCGAGCGTCGGCGCGAGGGCCTCGCGGGCCGGGCCGACTTCGGCCTCGGTGCCCCACACGTCGAAGCCGAGACGCGCCAGCGGATCCAGGTGTCGCCCCGCCCCACAGGCGAGGTCGATGACGCGAGCGCCCGGCGGCACCGCGGCGAACGTCCGGAGGAGCGCGTTCGAGGGCGACACGGGAGCGCTACGCCGTCGGAGCGCGGCCTGCCTCGCCCTCCTCGGCAGCAGGAATGCCGTCCGGCGGGAAGGCCGGGCCGTCGAGGCGCCAGGTCCGCGTGGCGACATGGCGGTGGCAGGACGGGCAGGCGGGCACGCGAGCGCGAACGCTCGTCGAGACGAGGTCCGGAGCGTCCCCTCCAGCCAGCCCATCGCCCCCCGCGAGCACGTCGGGCTCGACGTGCGTGGCAACGCATTCGGCCAGCGCGTCGATCAGAAGCGGGTGGCAGTTGAGGCCACTCGTGACTTCGAAGTGCGAGATGCCCTCCTTGGCAGCCACGTCGCGCGCCGTCACGTCCAGCACGTACGCCGTGTCGACGCGGTCGGAGAGGAAGGAGATCGGGACCACCAGCAGCGCCGACGCGCCTTCGTCGCCGAGGTCGGCCACGGCGTCGCCGAGGCGGGTGCCGATCGAGCGGCCGAACCCGACCGGCGGCAGGAACGCCACCGTCGAGGCCCGGTCGTCGGTGCGCGCGTCGAGGACGGCGCGGACGGTCGCCTGAACGTGGCAGCAGTACGGGTCGTCGAGCGTCTGGAGGTGCCGCTTCAGCGCACCGTGCGCGGCGAACAGGATCTGCACCCGGTCGCGGACCTCGCGCGGGAACCGCTGGAGCCCCTCGTCGATCCGCTCGTTGATGGCGCCGATGAGCTTCGGGTGGGTGGCGTACTCCGAAACGAGCGCCGTCGGCACCGAGGTCGTGCCGTGGGCCTCCCAGTACGACAGCGCCGACCCGGCCATCGAGGCAGAGAAGTGGGGCTGGAGCGGAAGCAGGATCACTTTCGTGACGCCGTCCTCGGCCATCCGACGGCGCGTCGTCTCCATGGACGGGTCCCCATGGCGCATCGCGACGTACGTGCGGTAGATCGCGCCCGTGGTGGGACCGAAGCGCTCGTTGAGGTGGCGCTCCAGGACACCCGCCTGCTCAGAAACGTGGCGCCGAAGCGGGCTAAAACCGCCGATCATCTCGAAGGAGCGCCGGAGGGCCTGCCCCTGACGACGCGCGAGCATCTTGGCGAGGCGGGGCCGCAGCACACGCGGCACGCGGAGGTCCACCTCGACCGGATCGAGGAGCCGGCTCTCCAGAAACGGCACCACCGCGTCCGGCTGGAGCGGCCCGCCGAGTTCCATCATCACCACCCCCACCACGTCGCCAGACGAGACGCGCACCGTGCCCTGATTGTAGGCCTTGCCGGTCAGAACGGCTCGGTCCGGACGATACGAACGCAGATAGGCGAGCGGTGTCATTCAGAAGCGGGCGGAGGGGCGATCGATCAGGGCGCCCCTGAGGGCACGGAGGTCAATTAACTGCCCACGACGACACCTCATGTCGGATCTCGTTGAAGACTGCATCGCCTCCAACCGGATTGACGGCGGCTCCACACCGCCGCACTGCGGCATCCCGGCCCGCCGCACTGGCAGGGCTCTGCGCCGTTACACCGTCGCCACGATCCCGGCGACGCGCTTTTTGAACGGAGGCGAGGTGACCTCCGCCCAGAGGTCAGCGAGGTCGTTCAGGGCGTCGGCGTGGCCACCGGCGTGACGCTGGCGCACCTCCACGGCGGCCGCCTCGGCCGCTCCGAGCGCCTCCGACAGGTCGCCGACCGCGCGGCCTCCGGACGGCTCCACGAGCGAAAGCACGAACCGCAGCCCGCTCAGTGCCACCGCGAAGTGTGAGGCGAGAGCCGGGGTCGGCGTCCTGAGGTCGTCCTCGAGGGCCCGGATGGCCTCGAACCGACTCCAGACGGCCGAGCCGAGCATGTGACGGAGGCGCGTCGGCGAGGGCGCGTCTCCCGGCGCCCCGACGAAGTCGTCGGCCAGCGGCGCGTCGTCGCTGCGGCGTGCCCCATCGGCCGACTGGGCAGCGAGGCGCTCGACGAGGCGGTGCGCGCGGCCCCCCCAGGGCTCGCGCCCGCCGCGGAGCCGCTCGGCGGCGGCGTCCAGCGTCGCCGTGGCCTGCCGCACGAGATCGGACCGCCCGCCCTCCGCGAGCGCGACGCGCGCCGTCTCCAACGCCTGATCGAGGTCGACCGCCAGGGGACGGATGGCCGCGACCAGCCGGTCGCCCGCCGCCGCTGGCAGCGCGTCGCCGAACGTCTCCACGGTCATCCGCAGCCCGTGCGCGGCGACGAGCAGCCGACGCGCGGCAGACGGCGCCTGGGTGTCGAGGAAGCGGGCCGCCTGCTCATCGAACACGGCGACGGCGTACGCGAGCATCGCCTCGGCGGCGGCGAGCAGCGGCGTGTCCCCGTCGAGCTTCGGGCGGACCAGCCCCGGCACCGCCTCCGGGCCTCCTGCCTCTTCAGCAGCAGGAGTCGGACGCGGCGAAGTCGCCGCCTCGGCGCGAGCAGACCGGCGGAGTCGGCTCAGGTCGACCTCCGAGAACGGGTCTTCTTCTGCCGTCCGCGGAGACCGGGCGGGCGTGACTTGCACCGGCCCCAGCACCACGGGGTACGGATTCCGGGGCGGCGACGGCACCGACAGCCGGTCCGTGAGGGGCACGGGCCGGGGCGACTCCGGCGCATCGAGGTCGACCTCTTCGTCGGCCCCGGTGTGGCCATCGAAAAAGGGGGTGTCCGGGAGCGTGGGGCTGAACAGGTCGAGCAGGTCCGCCATGTCGAGCGCCTGCGTCGGGTCCTCCAGGTCCCGACCCGCGAGGCCGTCGCCCTCGGACCCACCCGGGCGTGGCGCAGCGGCTTCGGCGGGAGCCTCGACCGGCGGCAGCGGCGCACCGGATGTCACGGATGAAGGGACGGAGGGCGGCGTGGACGTCGCGAGGGACGCCCGGCGGGGCGGGGCCGGATCGGGGTCGAGCACGCCGAGGCGGACCTCCCGAAAGCGCTCCCGCCAGAACTGGACGCGCGCCATGCTCAGGCCCGTCTGCGACGCGATCGTGTCGGGGCGGAATCCGCGGGCGTCGAGCAGAAGGACGTGAGCACGGCGGCGCAGCGACGGGTCGTCGCCGAACGCCACGACCTCCTCGAGTTGGCGTCTCTCCTCGGGGAGCAGGAGCGCGGGCTCGGCCAGTGTGCGCCGCATGCGCAGGATGCCTCGCTCGAAGGCCGACTGCTCGACCGCCTCCAGCCCGCGAGCCTCGAACACCGGCCCGACTAGCGCCAGCACGTCCGCCCCGGAGGCCGAGACGATCTCGACCTCGTTGGACACCTCACGGGCGCCGGGCACCTCGTACACGACCACGTCGAACGAGAGCCGCCCCACCGGGATGGGGCCGTCGAACACCCTCCGCGGCGTCCGGTACTGCCGGAGGGTGAGCAGGGGGCGCAGCGCGTCCTCGCCGATGGCGGCACGCACCGTGTCCGCGACGACGCTCGGCGGCAGATCGAGCGGGGCATCGCCGACCGGCTCCTCCAGGTCCACCTCGGCCGACGCCTCGGCACTCTCGCCGAGCGTCCGCAGTGAGGCACCGACGCGGCCCCCTTCCTCTCTCACCCGGAGCCCCAACCCGCGCCGCAGCAGCTCGCCGTCGTCGGTGTCGTAGTACCGATCCAGCACCCGGACCGGAGGCTGCGGCTCCAGCCGAAGCCCGCCGATCTCGGCGGCCTGGACGAGGACCGAGAACGGCCCCGGTCGACGAGCGACGTAGGTGATGGGGGGCATGGAAGGGGGACGGGCGCCCGTGTCAACATAGCGCCCAAACGGCCCATTTTCGGGCACTGTGAATATCTAGGAGCCGCGCGGGCGACCCGACGGAAGGCATGTGAACGGAGCCCGCGGGGTGGACGGCCGCGACGGAGACGCCTGTGCGCGGGGTAACGACCCCGTGCTCACGCCGCCCCCGCCAGCGCCTCGGCTTCGGCGACCAACACCTCCACGGCGTCGAGGCCGCGGTCCCAGAAGCCGGGGTCGCGCAGGTCGATGCCGAGGCGGCCGACCAGCACGTGCGGCCAGTCGGAGCCACCCGCGGCCAGCAGGTCGCGGTACTGCCGCGCGAAGCCCTCCCCTTCAGACTGGTAGCGCGCGTACAGCGCCAGCACCAGCAGCTCGCCGAAGGCGTATGCGTAGACGTAGCCCGGCGTGTGGACGAAGTGGGGGATGTAGCTCCACCACATCCGGTACCCCTCGGTCAGCGTCACCGAGTCGCCGTAGAGGGCCGCCTGGGTGCTCATCCAGTGGTCCGCGAAGTCGTCCACGGACAGCTCGCCACGGTCGCGGCGGTGAGCGTGGATGCGCGCCTCGAAGCGGTTCATGGTGACCTGCCGGAAGACGGTCGCCATGGTGTCGTCGATCTTCTCGACGAGCAGCGCGAGGCGGTCGGCGGGGGCCTCCAGGCCGGCCAGCGTGCGCTGGAACGTCAGCATCTCGCCGAAGACGGAGGCCGTCTCGGCGGTCGTCAGCGGCGTGTCGGCGTGGTAGACGCCCTGCTCGCGCGCGAGGTACTGGTGGACGCCGTGGCCCAGCTCGTGGGCGAGCGTCTGCACGTCGCGGAGCTGGCCGGTGTAGTTCATCAGGATGTACGGGTGCGCGCTCGGCACGGCCCCGTGGCTGAACGCGCCGCCCCGCTTGCCCGCCTCCGGTGGCGCGTCGATCCAGCGCTCCTCGAAGAAGCGGTCCACGATGCTCCCCATCTCGGCGTCGAAGTCGGTGTAGGCCGCGGTGACGGTCGCGCGGGCCTCGTCCCAGGGGACGAACGCAGCCACCTCCGCCGTCGGCGCGTAGCGGTCGTAGTCGAACAGCTCGTCCAGCCCGAGGAGGCTCCGCTTGAGGCGGTAGAACCGGGCGACCAGGTCGTAGCGCCCCGTGACGGCCTCCACGAGCGCGTCGACGGAGGCCGCGTCGATCTCGTTGGCCTCGTTGCGACTCGCGATCCACGAGTCGTACCCGCGCAGCTTGTCGCTCGACGCCTTGTCGGCCAGGATGGTGTTGAACACGTAGGCCAGGGGGCGCTGGAGGTCGGCCAGCCCCTCGGTCACGCCCGCGTGCACGTCTCGGCGAAGGCCGCGGTCGGCGTCGTGCAGCTTGGACGTCGCCTGCTGGAGCGGCAGCGCCTCGCCGCGCACGGTGAAGCGCGCCGCGCCGAGCGTCTCGTCGAAGAACCGGTTCCAGGCGCTCCAGCCGGTCACCGACTTCTCGGAGAGGATGCGCTCCTCGGGCTCCGAGAGGACGTGGTCCCGTGCCTCGGTCTTGAGCTCCAGGTAGTGGCGGTACGGCGCGAGCACGTCCTCCTCGATGAGCGCGCGGGTGTGCTCAGGGTCCATCCGCGCCCACTCCACGTCCACGAACAGCAGCTCCTGTCCGATCCGCGAGTACGCCTCGCGGACGCGCTGCAGCCGTGCCCCCGCCTCGGCCGACTCGGTGTCGGTGCTCCAGGCGAGGTAGGCATAGGTGTAGGCCCGGCCTGCGCGGTCGTGGACCTCGGCGAGCGCCGCGAAGGCCTCCGCCAGCGTCGCCGCGTCGAGCGTGGCGAGGGTCCCGCGATAGCGCCCGGCCAGCGCGAGCGCGTCCGCCTCGGCCAGGTCGAGGTCCGCCGCGAGGGCGTCGTCGGAGGGGTAGAGATCGGAGAGGTCCCAGCGGACCTCCTCGGCACCGGTCAGGACGGCGGGTTCGGCAGACATGAAGAGTCGAGATGGGGAATTTCCCCGCAGGGACGGACGGGCCACGGGAGCCGAGCGACGGTACCTTCCAGCGTGGGTCGGCTGGCGTCGAAGGGCGATGCCAAAGGTACGGCCCCGCACACATGCCAATTCCCCCATGGCCAAGGTCCAGGAACTCACGTCCATCGCCGACGCGGACGCGATGTTCGCCGCCTCCAACGAGGCCCCCGTCTATCTGTTGAAGCATTCCATCGCGTGCCCCATCTCCGCCCGCGGCCAGATGGAGTTCGTCGGGATGGAGGGCGACGACGACCCCGACATGTACGCCGTGGTGGTCCAGTACGCCCGCGACGTGTCGGCCTACATCGCCGAGCAGCTCCACGTCCAGCACGAGACGCCGCAGGCGATCCTGATCCACAACGGCGAGGCCGTGGACGTGAAGAGTCACGGCTCGATCCGCCTCGGCGCCCTCCGCGAGGCCGCCGCCGCGCTCTCGGCCTAACCCGGTGACGCGTCTCGCCTTCCTGCTCTCCGCCCTCGTCGCCTTTCCGGCGTGCGGCCCCGCCTCGCCCCCCGAGGCCGACGGTCCCACGCGCGAGGCCGCCCCGCGGGTGACCCTCCCCACCGCCGACGGACCGGTCGACCTCGCCTCCCTGGTCGGCCGACCGGTCGTGCTCCACTTCGCCACCGCCGACGACGCCGACGCCTGGGCCTCGCTCGCCGACGCCCTCGGCGACCTCGAAGCCGCCGGGGCCGCCGTCGTCGCGGTGACCGTCGACGGCGCCGAGGACGAGGCCGCACGCGCGTTCGGCTACGACGGCACCGCGCTGGCGGTCGTGGTGGACGGCGAGGGCACCGTCCGTGGCCGCATGACGCCGCACTCCGGCGACGACCTGTTCGCGCTCGCGGGGCCTGTGCTCGCCGAGGTGGACCTCGCCTCGACAGTCTCCTGGGAGGGCGCCGACACGCTCGACGGCCTCACCGAGGCGGGCGGCGTGGTGGTGGACGTGAGCGAGGCAGGCGACCCGGTCCTCGACGCCGACCTCCACATCGCCGCCGACACCCTCGCCGCGCGCGACCTCCCCGCCGACCTCGGCACGCCGCTCGCCTTCATCGGCCCCGACGCGGCCGAGGCGGCCGAGCGCGCCACCCGGTGGGGCTACGCGGCCGTCTTCGTCGCCGACGCCGAGGGCGACCTGACGCCGGTCGAGCCCGAGATCCGACCCGCAACGGACCGGCCGATTCGTACGGGCGGCGTTCGGGGATAGGCGGACGCGTCCCCTCATCCCATGGACTCCGTCACCGAGCGAGCACGTCGGGCGGAGTCGGTCGCTGTCGCGCAGGCCGTCCTCCTCGGAGACCTCGACGCGGTTCGAGGGGCATGGGGGCTCAGCCGTCTTCGACACGACTGGGAGGCGGAGGACGACCCGGACTTCCTGTTCATGAGTGGCGTCGCGTCGGAGACCGACGGTTTCCCACTCGGCCCTGAGCGGTCGCACTGGCATCCGTCCGCACTCGCCAGGAACGATGCCGAGTTGGCCGAGGTCATCGCGTGGTGGGACGCGAGCGTGCGAGAGGCATGCCGCCGGATCGTGGATCGGTACGGACCGACGGTACTGGGGCCTGTTGCGCGCTGAGTGCGTCCCCGGGTCGGCTGAGGGTTTCCTGAGGATCGGCCGGATGGCTCGCTGGCGAAGGATCCCCCCTTCCGGTCTGGCTGCGGACGGGTCGATGTTGAGCCTCCCACCACAGCTCTGGCCCATGACCTCCGACCTCCGCATCGTCGGCCTCTACGAAGACGCCGTCTCGACCTCTCACGCTGGCGACAGCATCACCTCCATCGTGCTGCGTCTCTCCGCCGCGCCCGACGAGGCCTGGGTCGAGGCCTTCCACCACGAGTGGGCGCTGACGAGTTACCCGCGCAAGCGCAACGCCCGCATCGGCGCGGTCAAGGTCCCCGGCACCGCCGACGCGCGGCGCGGGCTGGTGCTGTTCGCCTCCCCCGAGGACTACGTCGCCCACCACAAGCGGTACCTCGAGGACGCCGTGCTCCGCGCCAACGACCGCGTCCGCCAGAAGCTCGACCAGCGGGACGCCACCATCGCCGAGGCCGCCCGCACCATCCGCGAGATCAACCGGACGTACTACGGCGACGCGCCTCCCAGCCCGACGGTGCGGGCTGCGCCCGGCACGCCGATCGTCCGGCTGGCGGTGTAGCCGCACCCGAGGTGCCGGAGGCGGGACTCGAACCCGCAGGGCTTTCGCCGGCGGATTTTAAGTCCGCTGTGTTTGACCAGTTTCACCACTCCGGCGGGGAGCCGCATCGGCGGCGGCGGTCCGGGCGTAAGCTACGCGCCCGACAACCGCCCCCATGCCCGACCGTCTCCGCGACCACGCCCACGCCGTCGCCGCCCGCTCGCACGTCCCGTACGTGGGCCCCGGCGTCGGCGCGGCCGTGCTGCTGGCCGACGGCCGCTGGGTGGACGCCGCACGCATCGAGGTCGCCTCGTTCCCGCTGTCGATCCCGGCGCTCCAGGGCGCCCTCGCGCTGGCCCTCCTGGCGCGCACGACGGTCGTCGCCGTGGCCCGCAGCACGGCCTTCGCCCCTGCCGACCTCGGTGTGATCGCGGAAGCAGCGGGCGGCTCGTGGCACCTCGCCGCCCCCGACCTCGCCGTCCGCGACGAGGCCGACCTGCCCGCCGTGGGCGACCGGGTCGCGTCCGTCACCGAGGTGGGCGCCCTGACGGCCGAGGCGGGCGCCGCGCTCGCTCTCGAAGCCTCGCGTGCCGCCGTCGTCCCGGCCTCGGACTTCCCCGTCGGCGCCGCCGTCGTGGACGAGGCCGGGCGGGTCGTGCTCGGGGCCAACGTCGAGGTCCCGACGGATTGGACGCGCGGGCTCTGCGCCGAGCGGACCGCCCTCGTCGCCGCCGTCGCCGCGGGCCTCGGTCCGATCCGGACGCTCTACGTGGCCTGCGTCAAGGCGCCCGGCGGGACGCCCTGTGGCGGATGCCGGCAGGTGATCGCCGAGTTGGCCCCCGACTGCAGCGTCGTGCTCTGGCGCGACGGCGAGACGCCGGACCTCACGACGCCCGCCGCCCTTCTGCCCGGCGCCTTCGACGGCCGCGCGCTGGGGCGATGACGGCAACGACACGCTCTGAGTGGCGCGCTGGAGACCAGAGTAGCGTGTTGCGTACTGCGGCCAGCAATCGGTCCCGTGATATGGAACACGCACCC from Rubrivirga sp. SAORIC476 encodes the following:
- a CDS encoding DUF4349 domain-containing protein — translated: MRTLTLLSLLALAACADDPASFADATYDPVSMAEAPESTVDLAGADLDEASAEADETAARAPSAPPLSDAAFASRLLRRSADLRVSTETHDETLRAARAVAARYGGMVSGEDGSAHDGGSAMTTLTLRVPSDRFDAALDALAALGTVESRAVTVDDVTAQVVDVEARLRAKRAAEARYIGFVAQASSVSEMLEVQARLDAVRAEIESMESQARALRGGVTLATIRATIVGPATVAPLPPAPGLFARAADAIAVGWHGVLAVVFGLLPLWPLAVLGTVGYAVWRRLSPRVAV
- a CDS encoding bifunctional 2-polyprenyl-6-hydroxyphenol methylase/3-demethylubiquinol 3-O-methyltransferase UbiG translates to MSPSNALLRTFAAVPPGARVIDLACGAGRHLDPLARLGFDVWGTEAEVGPAREALAPTLGADEARRRVTTGAPDALGYPDAWADWAVLAARADHDLGGALVEAARVLKPGGWIWVETARPDDLYTLAEAAELVTAEEPTEEDGVTHAIFRRPGDVR
- the hemH gene encoding ferrochelatase; the protein is MTPLAYLRSYRPDRAVLTGKAYNQGTVRVSSGDVVGVVMMELGGPLQPDAVVPFLESRLLDPVEVDLRVPRVLRPRLAKMLARRQGQALRRSFEMIGGFSPLRRHVSEQAGVLERHLNERFGPTTGAIYRTYVAMRHGDPSMETTRRRMAEDGVTKVILLPLQPHFSASMAGSALSYWEAHGTTSVPTALVSEYATHPKLIGAINERIDEGLQRFPREVRDRVQILFAAHGALKRHLQTLDDPYCCHVQATVRAVLDARTDDRASTVAFLPPVGFGRSIGTRLGDAVADLGDEGASALLVVPISFLSDRVDTAYVLDVTARDVAAKEGISHFEVTSGLNCHPLLIDALAECVATHVEPDVLAGGDGLAGGDAPDLVSTSVRARVPACPSCHRHVATRTWRLDGPAFPPDGIPAAEEGEAGRAPTA
- a CDS encoding CYTH domain-containing protein, with product MPPITYVARRPGPFSVLVQAAEIGGLRLEPQPPVRVLDRYYDTDDGELLRRGLGLRVREEGGRVGASLRTLGESAEASAEVDLEEPVGDAPLDLPPSVVADTVRAAIGEDALRPLLTLRQYRTPRRVFDGPIPVGRLSFDVVVYEVPGAREVSNEVEIVSASGADVLALVGPVFEARGLEAVEQSAFERGILRMRRTLAEPALLLPEERRQLEEVVAFGDDPSLRRRAHVLLLDARGFRPDTIASQTGLSMARVQFWRERFREVRLGVLDPDPAPPRRASLATSTPPSVPSSVTSGAPLPPVEAPAEAAAPRPGGSEGDGLAGRDLEDPTQALDMADLLDLFSPTLPDTPFFDGHTGADEEVDLDAPESPRPVPLTDRLSVPSPPRNPYPVVLGPVQVTPARSPRTAEEDPFSEVDLSRLRRSARAEAATSPRPTPAAEEAGGPEAVPGLVRPKLDGDTPLLAAAEAMLAYAVAVFDEQAARFLDTQAPSAARRLLVAAHGLRMTVETFGDALPAAAGDRLVAAIRPLAVDLDQALETARVALAEGGRSDLVRQATATLDAAAERLRGGREPWGGRAHRLVERLAAQSADGARRSDDAPLADDFVGAPGDAPSPTRLRHMLGSAVWSRFEAIRALEDDLRTPTPALASHFAVALSGLRFVLSLVEPSGGRAVGDLSEALGAAEAAAVEVRQRHAGGHADALNDLADLWAEVTSPPFKKRVAGIVATV
- a CDS encoding M3 family oligoendopeptidase, with translation MSAEPAVLTGAEEVRWDLSDLYPSDDALAADLDLAEADALALAGRYRGTLATLDAATLAEAFAALAEVHDRAGRAYTYAYLAWSTDTESAEAGARLQRVREAYSRIGQELLFVDVEWARMDPEHTRALIEEDVLAPYRHYLELKTEARDHVLSEPEERILSEKSVTGWSAWNRFFDETLGAARFTVRGEALPLQQATSKLHDADRGLRRDVHAGVTEGLADLQRPLAYVFNTILADKASSDKLRGYDSWIASRNEANEIDAASVDALVEAVTGRYDLVARFYRLKRSLLGLDELFDYDRYAPTAEVAAFVPWDEARATVTAAYTDFDAEMGSIVDRFFEERWIDAPPEAGKRGGAFSHGAVPSAHPYILMNYTGQLRDVQTLAHELGHGVHQYLAREQGVYHADTPLTTAETASVFGEMLTFQRTLAGLEAPADRLALLVEKIDDTMATVFRQVTMNRFEARIHAHRRDRGELSVDDFADHWMSTQAALYGDSVTLTEGYRMWWSYIPHFVHTPGYVYAYAFGELLVLALYARYQSEGEGFARQYRDLLAAGGSDWPHVLVGRLGIDLRDPGFWDRGLDAVEVLVAEAEALAGAA
- the ytxJ gene encoding bacillithiol system redox-active protein YtxJ, whose translation is MAKVQELTSIADADAMFAASNEAPVYLLKHSIACPISARGQMEFVGMEGDDDPDMYAVVVQYARDVSAYIAEQLHVQHETPQAILIHNGEAVDVKSHGSIRLGALREAAAALSA
- a CDS encoding redoxin domain-containing protein; the encoded protein is MTRLAFLLSALVAFPACGPASPPEADGPTREAAPRVTLPTADGPVDLASLVGRPVVLHFATADDADAWASLADALGDLEAAGAAVVAVTVDGAEDEAARAFGYDGTALAVVVDGEGTVRGRMTPHSGDDLFALAGPVLAEVDLASTVSWEGADTLDGLTEAGGVVVDVSEAGDPVLDADLHIAADTLAARDLPADLGTPLAFIGPDAAEAAERATRWGYAAVFVADAEGDLTPVEPEIRPATDRPIRTGGVRG
- a CDS encoding DUF2489 domain-containing protein codes for the protein MDSVTERARRAESVAVAQAVLLGDLDAVRGAWGLSRLRHDWEAEDDPDFLFMSGVASETDGFPLGPERSHWHPSALARNDAELAEVIAWWDASVREACRRIVDRYGPTVLGPVAR
- a CDS encoding cytidine deaminase; translation: MPDRLRDHAHAVAARSHVPYVGPGVGAAVLLADGRWVDAARIEVASFPLSIPALQGALALALLARTTVVAVARSTAFAPADLGVIAEAAGGSWHLAAPDLAVRDEADLPAVGDRVASVTEVGALTAEAGAALALEASRAAVVPASDFPVGAAVVDEAGRVVLGANVEVPTDWTRGLCAERTALVAAVAAGLGPIRTLYVACVKAPGGTPCGGCRQVIAELAPDCSVVLWRDGETPDLTTPAALLPGAFDGRALGR